A region of the Cannabis sativa cultivar Pink pepper isolate KNU-18-1 chromosome 3, ASM2916894v1, whole genome shotgun sequence genome:
AAAACACTATGTGAGAAGACTTTGACAGAGGATGAAGCAATGAAATTTAGGAGTGCTATCGAAAGAAATCTTATGTACGAGATGAGCTACAACAAACATCTTTTCCGGGGTATGGTGGGAAAGATTGTGTATGAGGAAAATGGGAAAAAACTCACAACCCCAAAGTATTTTCTTGTTACACACATTCATTTCTATGTTAAGTACTGGAGGACCCATGTTAAAGACATTAGTGTTTTGAGCAATTATAGCTCTTCTGTGGACATAGCTGAACTTGCTGCAAATAAAGTCAAGTTTACCTATTCTGTCCGCTGGGTTGAAGAACCCGAAAATCTTGGTCAGTCCTCGGGTGACACTTTATTTGATGAGGAGCTTATGAGGGTTAGAGAAGCTGGTGGTCTGTGGAATTCGAAAGTGTTGTATTGGGGAATTGTCACTCTTGTTTGGGTTGGGCTAATCCTCACAGTGACTGTGCCATACTTGATCAATTACTTGGATCGGTATGATCACTTGTACTGCAGGTTCTGTTCCAGAGATCAAGACCATTCAGATTGCCGAGTTAATAATCAGCATCCCGTCCATGGTGATAACTGCAAATGTCCTCCTTACACATCACTACTCGGTGCTGTTCTTGGGAATGGAATTCACCTGCTTGCTATGTAATTCACCATATTTGTATATAAAGTTTCCTAGGAATAATTTCTCTTTACCACACAGTTATTCAATATTGCTAATATGCTTCAATCTGCAGGGTCTGTATCTTCTTCATTTTGGCATACAGGGGTTCCTTGAATTTTTGCAATTTCAAATCACTTTCTTCTCAAATAATGAGAACATATTGTTTTACCTCTTTCATTCTGGGGTATAAGGCTACTTCATTTCATTCTAGATTCACATCAATTGGTTGGGTAATAATTCCTCTGCCTAATTTCAACCACTGTAATATCATTTCCATCTTATGTTTTTCATGCATGCAACTGATATCTTAATCTCATATATACAGAATGAATGTATTTTGCAAGCTGGAACTCTATTCTTTATTCCAGCAATCTCAACAGTTTTGATTGCATACGGCTTAGTGATAATGGAGTTTGGGATATCCGAAGTAGCAGAATTGGGTGGTATCTTTCAAAACATAGTCGATTGGGGACTTGTCACAAGCGTTGTGGTTATTCTAACTGGTATCATTGCTCGGCATTATTTCCAGCCAGAATCTCAACCAATATGTCCCACGAGAAATTTACAAAGAGAGACTCGTCAGCAGCCTTGGTACACCAAGACAGAGTTTCAGTTCCTGTTTGGTGGCCTAGTGCCATTCATTGTAATTTTACCAAAGATGGACAACATCTTTGCAAGCTTGTGGAATTTCAAGATTTGCAACACGTTTCAACCTTTGATTACTTCATTCATTACGCTTGTCATAACCAATGTGTTCCTGGCAATTGGTTTCACTGCTAGGCAGATATCCTGGAATGATCATCACTGGTGGTGGAGGTAATATTATTCCTCAatcatatttaaattattaatgctTGTGTTAACAAATGTGATTTTGTGTTTTTTATGTGTGTATAACAGATCTGTATTACGTGGGGGAGCACCAGCCATTTTCATGTTCTGTTATGGCATCTACTTCTTCTCAAGGATAAACATGGATGAATCATTGATGCTACGTATTTTGGGATACCATGTTTGTATGTCCTATGCTTTGTTCCTTATACTGGGAACCATAAGCTACTATGCTTCAGCTTTTGGCTTTTATTGCACCTTCCACCAACAGAAGCATGAGTAGTCTCCTCAAATACAATATTGTTCTATAATAATTGACACTgaaatgtagttttttttttctcaatattGTTTCTATAAGTCAATACGTTGTAATGTAGATAATTGAAAATATGCATATAAAATGGCAGGTGTACTTTTTAGTCAATCATTTTTGTTAAGACTTCTACACTCATTGTCATTGTTTGCTTATATAACCTTTGATAGAtaacttcttttttctttctctttttaatATGAAACTTGAGTTTAtttatatgcttcaaaatatctaattttcacaaaaaaaaaaaaaaaaaaaaaaaaaaaaaaaaaaaagactacaacaaaaatatgtaaaattgGACCATACTTCCTCTTACATAATTACCACTGCTGGTTTCTAGTAAAACACCTACTTTGGCTGTTAATGCCATTAACTATGAACCTAACTTTTAAAgatattgttaaaaaaaaaaaatataattcaaaaataaataaataaataaaaataacaaaaataattataaaacagTAATGTAAACATGTTAAACTCTTTTCCGTTTTCATTTTTTGTTTTCAGATATGGAAATATGAAGTCTACAAATTTTAGataaattttattatgtatCGATCCGAGTCCATGATAAAACCTTGATTTTGGAAAATAATTTCAATGAAAAATTGATGTCTAATTCAATagttcttttaaattttaatttttggagaCAATTTACATTATAAAATTAACTACACAATACAACATTAACACATCCCAATATAATGAATAATCCAATTTATTATCATATAAAAAGATACAATTCAATACAAATTAACACATTGCAGTTGATgaaagtttctttaaaaaaaaaaaaaagcttatgAAGgtggaaaataataaaataagggGCTTAATGATATAGAATTGGTATGGTAAGGTATAGTGGGGTTATAATGCAAATAAAATTGTCGTTTTGTATAGTTGTGAACAAATGAGAACCGTTGCGCTAAAAAAGCAAAATTGCTACCATTTGCTCCCTTTCACAGGATTATTTGATGCTTTCGACATCATTATCACAATAAACCCAGTGAGCTTCCTCAAAAATGCTGTACACTACCTAATTCAGTGTCCAAGGCCGGCGCAACTCAACACCATTTCGATCCTCTTCCCTGGCTCACTACCCAAATGCTTGCGCCACTCTTTCTTGCTCCCATTTGGTAGATATAGATAAGCCTCTCCAAATTTCTCACCACTGTTCTGTTTCTCTAAACCCCAGGTGACATTTTCTACTCCCATCTATACTTTTGATGCAATTCtcaggattttttttattaattgttgTTTCTTGCTTATTTTTATCACTGGGGTTTATGGTTGCTGCgacttttattgttttttttttaatgcatttgGGATAATTAGTTGGGTCGTAGCTTTCTGGGGTTTTAGGGGTTAGTTGATTTTGATGGAGTATTCATACTCTAGCAAATTTTTGGCTTGATTTTCAGTTATAGTTTATAGTACATTTACTTGGCTCAGGTTATTGTTTGCTCTTGAGTCTTGGTTAGGGTAGTTGAATTaggctttttcttttccttaatACGTCGTTTTTACTAATTGTCGTTTGCTGGCTGGCTTTGATTAACAGGTTTTGGAGGATAGATTTGTGGTAGAATATACACTTTTGGGTTTAAATTTGCTGCATTTATTatcttcccttttctctcttaGATCCGAATTTTGCCACTTTAAGATGGCGACATATACTTCAGCCTATGTTACCCTTTCGGATGCTCGAAACCCAGCAGGGGTTCTTACTGTACTTAGAGGGAGAGTTCAAGCAGAGAACCATTTTGGAAGAAGTTTCAGTGGGAAACTGTATGATGACAAGAATGGATATTTGGGTTTAGGCCAAAAATCACATTTGCCTCAAATCAAGTGTTCTTCCAAGTCTCACAATGTTAATTCATATCAGAATAAAGACCCTTTTCTGAATCTACACCCTGAAATTTCAATGCTTAGGGAAGGTAACAACACTTCCAACAATCCAAGAAAAGATAGTTCCAGTGGAAGTGTTACTGAGAGTTTAGCAGACACATCGAGTACGACTAGTTACAATGAAGCAAAGATCAAGGTTATTGGTGTTGGTGGTGGCGGGTCGAATGCTGTAAATCGCATGATAGAGAGTGCAATGAAGGGTGTGGAGTTCTGGATTGTTAACACAGATATTCAAGCGATGAGAATGTCTCCTGTCTATCCTGAGAACCGTCTACAAATTGGTCAGGAGCTTACTAGGGGTCTTGGTGCTGGTGGAAACCCGGAGATAGGCATGAATGCTGCCAAAGAAAGCAAAACATCAATAGAGGAAGCACTTCATGGATCAGACATGGTCTTTGTTACAGTAAGTTCAGTTCTAATACGTTCTAAGTTCTCAGTTTAGACTGCGTTTGGTGATTATGCTGTAGGAATGAATTTCTGAGTTTGTTTTGTCAGTAAGTCACCTTGTTTGTGTGCTCTGCAGGCTGGAATGGGTGGAGGTACCGGCACAGGTGGTGCTCCTGTAATTGCTGGGGTCGCAAAGTCGATGGGAATATTGACTGTGGGTATTGTTACAACTCCTTTTTCTTTTGAGGGGCGGAGGAGGGCAGTTCAAGCACAAGAAGGAATTGCTGCTTTAAGAGAGAATGTCGATACGCTGATAGTCATTCCAAATGACAAGTTATTGACAGCAGTTTCTCAGTCTACCCCAGTAACAGAAGCATTTAACCTGGCAGATGATATTCTTCGACAAGGTGTTCGTGGTATCTCTGATATAATCACGGTATGAAACTGTATTTGTTTGAGctttttcctctcttttggaTCCTCTATGATGTCCAGCCAATGTTTGATTTGATTTTAGAAATAGGTCTGATTTGGGATTTTTGTACCTTATCTAGTTATTAATGTGGTTATTATGAATTGAGTAGAAGCAAACAAAATTTTGGGGAAATTGGTGATGTAGGTTTTTTCGTGGTGCTGTCTTTATTAAGGCCATTCACTGATCATTCCTATGTGTTTGACGCTTTTCAATCGTGTAAATAGGTTAGGACTGTAGTTAGGGGATTTTGTTTCCCTATGAGTAAACTAACTACAAATGGTAATTGAAGCTTTGAATTCTGTTTACAAGTTTTCACCTCTTCTAGGTTGTATGTGTAAGATGGCGGTGCTATTATTAAGTCTGCCTGCACTAATATCTTTGAATCTATATCTCGAATTCACATAGACCTTACACTTTAACTGGTGCTGAGCTATTTTAATGGCAGATACCTGGGCTTGTAAATGTGGATTTTGCTGATGTGCGGGCTATAATGGCTAGTGCTGGCTCTTCACTGATGGGAATAGGAACTGCAACAGGTGAAAATGTTACAATTCTAATATTATGACGAGTTTACTTGATTTTATGATTTTCTTTTCTAGAACCaaatttattaaacaaaattatcttGAGTTAGCATTATAGCAACTTCATTGTACACTTTCTCTTGGGTAGTATTTAGAAATGATTTGAACTTCTCGAAAGTTatatagttgaaatatcatGTATGAGTGGACACTGGACAGGATGAAAACTAAATTGGTTACACAATTCCATAATGTATGCCAAATGTCACTTGGACCCTGGACCTTTGTTTACAGAAATATAAGAATAAGTTGTGTAATGTCTTTGCTTACcttatttaagtttttcaaaatgCTCATATGAAGAGATATTAATCCTGTGGTGCTTATTTTTGAGTAGGGAAGACTAGGGCCAGAGATGCTGCATTAAATGCCATTCAATCTCCTTTACTAGACATTGGGATTGAGAGGGCAACCGGAATTGTGTGGAACATAACCGGAGGAAGCGATTTGACCCTATTTGAGGTGCTAATACCTGCCCCCAACCTCCCCACCcctttatctctctctctctctaatatTTTTGGACTTGGTATCCTGGTAGGTGAATGCTGCAGCAGAGGTTATATACGACCTTGTGGATCCAACTGCAAATTTGATATTCGGAGCTGTAATAGATCCATCACTCAGTGGTCAAGTAAGTTCACCCTCATTCTTAAGTTGACAAATAAAGAAATTAGCATAAGCAATATGGTTGATGATGTTGCTATCACATGTTTCTATTCAGGTTAGCATAACTCTTATTGCAACTGGATTCAAACGCCAAGAAGAAACCGAAGGAAGGCCAGTCCAGGTATGAGTGAGCCCTGCCTCTCCTCTCCTTTCCCATCTTCTCATAATTAATGCAGAATCTCTTATTTTCCAAAATCATACTGGATGCAGGCACAAGGAGACATCAGCCTTGGAATCAATCGGCGGCCATCCTCTTACACCGATGGTAGTGCAGTCGAAATTCCCGATTTCTTGAAGAAGAAAGGGCGCTCACGTTTTCCAAGAGTCTGACGTGTGTTGGATATCTCCCAATAAAACTTCATGCTTGATCTAATCCAAATTCGTTCTTTGAGTTTAGCATCCCTTCTTAGGATTTTAATATACTCCTTGCTAGGTATTTAGATACGTGTCGTGCCCTTTGTTAGTTGTTTTTCCCTGATATATAGCATATATACCAGTATCAAGTAGAGGGTAATAATATGTTCTCAGGTGTTTGTTTGTGTGCCTAAGAACCATGCTCAAGTGCTCGGAGcttgttcttttctttttcttatcaaATTTGAATAGATATTGGCTTGTACAGAATTTTCCATTGAGAGTTATGTAGAGCCACCAATGGTTCAAAAAAATTGGTTTGCATTGATTACCAACCAATTTCTGAGGCTCTCATAATGCCTTACATCACTTTCTGATTTTAAGCTATCTAAATTATCTTCCGAGTCATTGAAAATTGAAAGTTGAAAAGACTAGGCTGAAAACACTGTAGATTTTTTTAGCTACCAGAGTTTATTTGTTGAATAAATTTATGGCTGATCAGATTCTATAAACTATATCTTTGGCCATTGAATCTCAGACCCTGTAAAATCTAAACTGTTACCAGTAATCTCCACAAGAGCACCACCCATCTGCAAAATGGTGAAATCTGCTACTATCCCTAACAATAATCTTTCTCCCAGTCACCTTAGAGATGAACTTGATCGCAGAATGGCAATCCAAACACAcccttaaatttttcttaactatAATTGGTTTCCCAAATGGCATATTTAGTAAAGCAAATGCAATAGCTATTCTCTCACTGTGATGGTGAAGAAACTGCAGCTTTTCATTGTCATTTATGTCAAGTGGGACTGAAGCAGTGCAAGGAACATATCCAGCTTCCTTTATCTGATCAAGAAGACAGTCAAGCTTTTCATAGATTTCCTTCCTCTGAGGATGAGACCAATCTTCGGATCCAAagatatgagttttttctctAATATCAACCCAACTATAACCCGGCAACTTCTTGATGTTTCCTTCTTTCATCATTGTTCTCAAAGCTCTCACTTCTTCCCATTTTCCCTCCTTCGCATAAAGATTCGAAAGCAGAACAAGAGCTCCACTGTTTTCGGGTTCAAGCTTGATCAGCCTTTCAGCTGCAAGTTTGCCCCTCTCGGCATCACCGTGGACCCTGCAAGCTCCAAGAAAAGAACACCATCCGAAAGCATTTGCCTCAAATGGCATACTGTTTATAAAGTCTTCAGCCTCTTTAAGCCTCCCTGCCCTGCCAAGTAAATTGATAACACAGTTGTAATGTTCTTCTCTAGGTACTACTCCATATTTCTTCTCCATGAAATGGAAATAACTTAGCCCTTCTTCCACTAAACCAGCATGGCTGCACCCAGATAAAAGACTGGTGAATGTCATTGCATTTGGTTTTACTTCAAGAACCATTTTGTCAAATGTTCCCATCATTTCTTTTCCTAAACCATGCTGTGAAAACACATTAAGTAAGGCATCCCATGCAATCTCAGTTGGGTTTCTTATCTCATTGAATACTTGAAATGAATGATCAACCAACCCACATTTCCCATACATATTAACAAGACTGGCTGAAATGTAGGGTTCTGAATCAAAATTAAGCTTAATCACTTGGGCCTGAAGCTGAGCTCCTTGTTCTAGTGCAGCTTGGTTGGCACAAGCCTTGATCAAGCTTGAGAAAGTGTACTCATTGGGTTCAATTCCCTGCCTCCTCAACTCAACAAACATGTCTAAAGCATCGTCAATTCTATCCATTTCGCCATACCCATCAATCAAGGATGTGAAAGACACAATATTTTTGTGTTCTGAAACAATCACAAACACATTAGAAGCACTTTCCATGTCTCCTACTTTAGAGTACATATCTAGGAGAGCATTACCCACAACAACCTTTGACTCAAATCCTAACTTTACAACACTGGAATGAAGACACATTCCAAACTTATAAGCTTTATTAGCGGCACAAGCACTTAATGTCGCACTAAGAATATGAGGATCCATAAGAATCCCATCCTTAATCATCCTCTTAAAAGCTACCAAAGCTTTTTCAGACTCACCATTCTTTGCATATCCATCAACCATTGCAGTCCACAACACAGCATCTTTACATGGAATAACCTCAAAGAACTTGCAGGCATCAATCATCATTCCACACTTGGAGTACATATCAGCCAAATTACTCCCCACATAGAGATTCGAATCAAGCCCGGATTTTAAAGCAAGACAATGCATTTGCTTCCCGAGTGTAATCGACCTGAGAGACAAGCAAACTTTGATGATACTTGCTAATGCAAACTGGGTTGGGTTCATACCAGAAATTCTCATTTGGGAAAAGGCTTTTAATGCTTCTGGTAACCACAAGTTTTGAGAAAACCCAGTGATCATAGCTGTCCAGGAAACAATGTTTCTTTGAGACATTTTGTCGAACAGGTTGTGAGCGTAGTGAATAGCTCCACATTTTGAGTACATGGTAATTAGATGGTTGGTGAGAAATGTACATATAGGATACCATGTAAGAAGAAGCTGAGCATGAAGCTCTTTGCCTTTGATTAGCTGCTTCGTTTCGGCGCATGTTTGAATAATCTGCGCCAAGCTTGTGGTGTCCAAACTGCACAACAAAGCGTGGCTTCTCATTACAATAAtgggttcttcttcttcttctataaGAAAAGTTTCAGAAAAATTAGTAATGGCATATAACCAAGGAAGAAGACCAAGTCCAACAGATTAACAATTCAATTGATATTgattgtgtttgtgtttgtgtatGTGCCACAAAAATTTCTTCTTGCAATGTTGATTAAACATTTGAAAAACTTGAggaagaaaaaacaatatatacaCTCAAAATCCTCCAATGCAAACGtatctgaatatctttttttttgtcaGTTCAGTGATAAAGTTACAATAAAATTAGACTAATTAAGAAATGCTTTGGTtgtgtttttagtttttagtattgtgtttttaaaagtaagaacaaaaaatagtttcttataattttaaaaatttaagaacattttacataaatgtatatattttcttaaataattataaaaaatgtgcaaaaaaatacaattttaaaaatgtacacatttgaaaacatatttacaaacattcatacaaattcttaattaaattataatagatatattaatgaGTCAACTTActatatttagatttgtataactatttttatgactaatttatatagtattaatgagtAAGCCTACTAATtacataaaattgtaaattaataattacaaaacataataagatgctaataataaacaataaaatttgtatttatcaTACAAATCACGTCAACAACataaatgatatatttttaaaattcaaaacatatataatcataatttttttgattAACTATGTCCAATATCATTATTAGCtgatttttaaaaatcttaatttctacttatctacaatttatattttattttttctaattaaataatatttgaaatttataaagttatgtttgtttatttattttttaatgtaagaATTGTTTTTCAATAGATAAATTCGCTCACTAATTCATTACAAAATAATCAACATATAAAAacaatagaaataaaatatatttattttagtatagtataaatattagatatgtctatttttatgtttacaattataatgaacatatcaataatataaaatattttgtatgtatatatgtgtttattttattttctattagttaagtatactaatttaataaacaaaataataatattcacatatgtttattatattaatctatgtgtgtcatgtttattttttagtaattttttataaaataaataatatatataaaaaaattgtttagttttttcttttgtttttgtttattgtatcctgtttattttttttaattaaataatatttggagtttataaagttatatttgtttatttattttttgatgtaagaattgtaTTTAATTCGTTTACttactcattagaaaataatgaatacatagaaacaataaaaagaaaatatatttattttagtatagtataaattggctatgtttatttttatatttacaattataataaacatactaataatataaaatattttgtgtatatatgtttatattgttttctatttattaaacctactaatttaataaacaaaataataatattcacatatgtttattatatcactatgtgtgtcatgtttatttttagtaattttaagcattgatttatatttatatacattaatgtctataattttgatattgtattttattgaaaaaaaaacttattaaattataataattcatactaaaattgataataaacattttttctttaataaaaaaatatttaatttgtttatttttataaaactgtttattatttatttaattaattttacagaattctttgttttgaattttaataaacatgtttattattaataatttttaaaacattaatataataaacataatgataaaatattacaaaataatactaGAAGCATTAAttacagttttctatttatggtaatattagtttaattattaatgatttatattatttaatgattaaaatgtatgattttatgtaataaattttaaaaatgtataagtttttcaaatattttttttttttgcatattttttgtaattatttcatttttgttgtacatttatgaaaaaagcccaaaatttaatggtgtttggTTCAcgttttttaaaactatttgtagatttttttactaaaaaaaattaatattctaCACTATACTATGTCGGGGTtggggtccgggtttgggtctgggtcgggttcGGAATCGGGGTCCGGGTTCAGGTACAAAATCCGAGGTCTAGGGTTCGGGTCAGGTCCGGGGTCTGGGTCAGGTCAGATTGGGGTTTGAGTTCGGATtcgagttcgggtttgggtttggggtctgagttcgggtttggggtCTGGGTCCAGAGTTCGGcgtttggagaaatgctatgttctttccagagcattggttaaagtaaatctcaggttggatgcatggagtatgcatcggaagggaccgatattgaactttgacttagatttattaaacttaccgtaatatctattcaagtcaatatcgcctagtttatcctagatcaaatgttcttaatcctgttatgattcggctcaatcttgaaaggttattcgtgttctttgatttgttagttaagcctacttttaggtcagggtgatacgtacattttgggaacacggtagtgcaattgagtgggagcgctagcataaacatggaatctatagcttctatctggcgaatagtaagcaaaggatgatctcctttgagcttgaccaaacgaacataaatagtggagtactcatttcacataagctgaaatatcatttatacggggtcaagtgttttaaggataaaatacatagtagggtgttacggtaatctaatccctttacagtgtagatcattcatatagaggatcattgatcacattaggattataacaatggataactaatgatgcgtctatatggtggaacatatagagcattctatatactgagagtgcaattctacgtggattcaacgaagaattaataagttagtgaattttagtgctaaattcttgatctacttattggaagctcggttatatagactcatggtccccgcactagttgagataatattgtttgtaagactcatgtaattggttttgattaatcaattataattcacaaattacactatgtctatttgtgaaattttcactaagtaagggcgaaattgtaaagaaagagttgttaggggcatatttgttaattatgatactttgtatggttcaattaataaatatgataaatgacaatattatttaataattatttatagttattaaatagttagaattggcatttaaatggttgaattagaaaattggtatttttgagaaaatcagatacaaaagtgttaaaattgcaaaattgcaaaaagcaaggcccaaatccatcaagccatggccggccacttttgtaggcattttaaactgatattttcattattttaatgccaaataattcaaaccaaaccctagtggaatgctataaatagatagtgaaggcttcaggaaaattacacttctgaatcagaaaacctgagcctttctctctctaccttggccgccactctctctctcttcttccttagaatttcgaaattaccttagtgattagagtagtgcccacacacaacaagcaatacctcaattatagtgaggaagaccgtgaagaaagatcatcagtaaaggagtttcagcatcaaggattcagagaaagagatccaggttcagatcttgataatactctgctacagaaaggatacaagggttagagatctgaacggaaggagtcatttaattccgctgcacccaatgtaaggtttcttaaactttatacgtgtttatttcatcgttttagaaagttcatatttagggtgttaataaacatacttgtgagtagatctaagatcctggtaaaataatttccaacaactggcctcagagccatggtaattgatttacttgcaagaaatttggactttaaaacgattatttgtttgtttttggatggtatcatgttgtattgagtgttatttgatgattgattgatgtttgtgaattttcgtgaaaaataattgaatatctatttctggaattatttttattg
Encoded here:
- the LOC115709880 gene encoding putative pentatricopeptide repeat-containing protein At1g68930 yields the protein MRSHALLCSLDTTSLAQIIQTCAETKQLIKGKELHAQLLLTWYPICTFLTNHLITMYSKCGAIHYAHNLFDKMSQRNIVSWTAMITGFSQNLWLPEALKAFSQMRISGMNPTQFALASIIKVCLSLRSITLGKQMHCLALKSGLDSNLYVGSNLADMYSKCGMMIDACKFFEVIPCKDAVLWTAMVDGYAKNGESEKALVAFKRMIKDGILMDPHILSATLSACAANKAYKFGMCLHSSVVKLGFESKVVVGNALLDMYSKVGDMESASNVFVIVSEHKNIVSFTSLIDGYGEMDRIDDALDMFVELRRQGIEPNEYTFSSLIKACANQAALEQGAQLQAQVIKLNFDSEPYISASLVNMYGKCGLVDHSFQVFNEIRNPTEIAWDALLNVFSQHGLGKEMMGTFDKMVLEVKPNAMTFTSLLSGCSHAGLVEEGLSYFHFMEKKYGVVPREEHYNCVINLLGRAGRLKEAEDFINSMPFEANAFGWCSFLGACRVHGDAERGKLAAERLIKLEPENSGALVLLSNLYAKEGKWEEVRALRTMMKEGNIKKLPGYSWVDIREKTHIFGSEDWSHPQRKEIYEKLDCLLDQIKEAGYVPCTASVPLDINDNEKLQFLHHHSERIAIAFALLNMPFGKPIIVKKNLRVCLDCHSAIKFISKVTGRKIIVRDSSRFHHFADGWCSCGDYW
- the LOC115709367 gene encoding cell division protein FtsZ homolog 2-2, chloroplastic codes for the protein MATYTSAYVTLSDARNPAGVLTVLRGRVQAENHFGRSFSGKLYDDKNGYLGLGQKSHLPQIKCSSKSHNVNSYQNKDPFLNLHPEISMLREGNNTSNNPRKDSSSGSVTESLADTSSTTSYNEAKIKVIGVGGGGSNAVNRMIESAMKGVEFWIVNTDIQAMRMSPVYPENRLQIGQELTRGLGAGGNPEIGMNAAKESKTSIEEALHGSDMVFVTAGMGGGTGTGGAPVIAGVAKSMGILTVGIVTTPFSFEGRRRAVQAQEGIAALRENVDTLIVIPNDKLLTAVSQSTPVTEAFNLADDILRQGVRGISDIITIPGLVNVDFADVRAIMASAGSSLMGIGTATGKTRARDAALNAIQSPLLDIGIERATGIVWNITGGSDLTLFEVNAAAEVIYDLVDPTANLIFGAVIDPSLSGQVSITLIATGFKRQEETEGRPVQAQGDISLGINRRPSSYTDGSAVEIPDFLKKKGRSRFPRV
- the LOC115710997 gene encoding transmembrane 9 superfamily member 5-like, with the translated sequence MALERVMTMVLSFRKKRTMVLVSLLVLMAMLLPLVISSRKFSTLHPVRPPRGKIYQGYKIPIFANRLRSLENRCDKYPYFDFPFCPPAESQIEKISSFEELLAGDCFILTQYELQFRKNIDTKTLCEKTLTEDEAMKFRSAIERNLMYEMSYNKHLFRGMVGKIVYEENGKKLTTPKYFLVTHIHFYVKYWRTHVKDISVLSNYSSSVDIAELAANKVKFTYSVRWVEEPENLGQSSGDTLFDEELMRVREAGGLWNSKVLYWGIVTLVWVGLILTVTVPYLINYLDRYDHLYCRFCSRDQDHSDCRVNNQHPVHGDNCKCPPYTSLLGAVLGNGIHLLAMVCIFFILAYRGSLNFCNFKSLSSQIMRTYCFTSFILGYKATSFHSRFTSIGWNECILQAGTLFFIPAISTVLIAYGLVIMEFGISEVAELGGIFQNIVDWGLVTSVVVILTGIIARHYFQPESQPICPTRNLQRETRQQPWYTKTEFQFLFGGLVPFIVILPKMDNIFASLWNFKICNTFQPLITSFITLVITNVFLAIGFTARQISWNDHHWWWRSVLRGGAPAIFMFCYGIYFFSRINMDESLMLRILGYHVCMSYALFLILGTISYYASAFGFYCTFHQQKHE